A single genomic interval of Streptomyces sp. 1222.5 harbors:
- a CDS encoding metalloregulator ArsR/SmtB family transcription factor, translating to MHLVPADRAGRRTIDGHRVCDAIAAVGEPERVRTWADRFSLLSDPGRLSLLLAVHEAGPIAVSDLAVATGMRDTTVSQALRLLRAAGVVEGRKDGRIVRYHLVDGPTAALLEHCKSADTGDVRVRPHRSEE from the coding sequence ATGCATCTCGTCCCCGCGGACCGTGCCGGGCGGCGCACCATCGACGGCCACCGGGTCTGTGACGCCATCGCCGCCGTCGGCGAGCCCGAGCGGGTGCGCACCTGGGCCGACCGCTTCTCCCTGCTCTCCGATCCCGGGCGGCTGTCCCTGCTGCTCGCCGTCCACGAGGCCGGTCCCATCGCCGTCTCCGACCTGGCCGTGGCCACCGGAATGCGCGACACCACCGTCTCCCAGGCACTGCGCCTGCTGCGGGCCGCGGGAGTGGTCGAAGGCCGCAAGGACGGCCGGATCGTGCGCTACCACCTCGTCGACGGGCCGACGGCCGCGCTGCTGGAGCACTGCAAGTCCGCCGACACCGGCGACGTCCGCGTACGGCCCCACCGGTCCGAGGAGTAG
- a CDS encoding RNA polymerase sigma factor encodes MDEVLLRSLTPGVLAVMVARGADFAAAEDAVQDALLEAVRVWPADPPRDAKGWLVTVAWRRYLDAVRADAARRRREDRVDQEPPPAPSPAVDDTLQLYFLCAHPSLTPSSAVALTLRAVGGLTTRQIARAYLVPEATMAQRISRAKRTVSGVRLDRPGDVATVLRVLYLIFNEGYGGDVDLAAEAIRLTRQLAAGIDHPEVAGLLALMLLHHARRPARTGPDGSLVPLAEQDRGRWDTKAIAEGITLLQAALSRDRLGEFQAQAAVAALHADAQRAEDTDWVQIVEWYDELVRLTDSPVVRLNRAVAVGEADGPRAGLAALAELDASLPRHSAVSAYLHERDGDVVTAARLYAEAAHKAPNLAERDHLTRQAARLNARARG; translated from the coding sequence GTGGACGAGGTGCTGCTGCGAAGTCTGACGCCCGGCGTGCTCGCCGTCATGGTGGCGCGGGGCGCGGACTTCGCCGCGGCCGAGGACGCCGTACAGGACGCGCTGCTGGAAGCGGTGCGCGTGTGGCCGGCCGATCCGCCGCGGGATGCGAAGGGCTGGCTGGTGACCGTGGCCTGGCGCCGGTACCTCGACGCGGTGCGGGCGGATGCCGCCCGCCGCCGGCGGGAGGACCGTGTCGACCAGGAGCCGCCACCGGCGCCCTCGCCCGCGGTGGACGACACGCTCCAGCTGTACTTCCTGTGCGCACACCCCTCGCTCACGCCGTCGTCGGCGGTGGCACTGACGCTCCGCGCGGTGGGCGGGCTGACCACCCGGCAGATCGCCCGGGCGTACCTGGTGCCCGAGGCGACCATGGCCCAGCGCATCAGCCGGGCCAAGCGCACCGTCTCGGGCGTGCGGCTGGACCGGCCGGGCGACGTCGCCACCGTGTTGCGCGTGCTGTACCTGATCTTCAACGAGGGGTACGGCGGTGATGTCGACCTCGCCGCGGAGGCGATCCGGCTCACCCGGCAGCTCGCGGCCGGGATCGACCACCCGGAGGTGGCGGGGCTGCTCGCGCTGATGCTGCTGCATCATGCCCGGCGGCCCGCCCGGACCGGGCCGGACGGCAGCCTGGTGCCGCTCGCCGAGCAGGACCGCGGCCGCTGGGACACGAAGGCGATCGCCGAGGGCATCACCCTCTTGCAGGCGGCTCTGTCGAGGGACCGGCTGGGCGAGTTCCAGGCCCAGGCGGCCGTCGCCGCCCTGCACGCGGACGCGCAGCGTGCGGAGGACACGGACTGGGTGCAGATCGTCGAGTGGTACGACGAGTTGGTACGCCTCACCGACAGCCCCGTCGTCCGGCTCAACCGCGCCGTCGCCGTCGGCGAGGCGGACGGCCCGCGTGCCGGGCTCGCCGCGCTGGCGGAACTGGACGCGTCGCTGCCCCGCCATTCGGCCGTGTCGGCGTACCTGCACGAGCGCGACGGGGATGTGGTGACGGCCGCCCGCCTGTACGCCGAGGCGGCGCACAAGGCTCCCAACCTGGCGGAACGCGACCACCTGACGCGACAGGCCGCCCGGCTCAACGCCCGCGCCCGCGGCTGA
- a CDS encoding YciI family protein gives MAKYLLLKHYRGAPAPANCVPVDQWTQDEITAHVQYMRDFAARLEKTGEFVDGQALAPEGTWVRYDGEGRPPVTDGPFAETKDLIAGWMVIDVDTYERAVELAGELSAAPGAGGEPIHEWLELRPFLAEPPTVTE, from the coding sequence ATGGCGAAGTATCTGCTGCTGAAGCACTACCGGGGCGCGCCGGCCCCTGCCAACTGCGTGCCCGTGGACCAGTGGACGCAGGACGAGATCACGGCGCACGTGCAGTACATGCGCGACTTCGCGGCGCGGCTGGAGAAGACCGGGGAGTTCGTCGACGGCCAGGCGCTGGCCCCGGAGGGGACGTGGGTCCGGTACGACGGTGAGGGGCGCCCGCCGGTCACCGACGGCCCGTTCGCGGAGACCAAGGACCTGATCGCCGGCTGGATGGTCATCGACGTCGACACCTACGAGCGGGCGGTCGAGCTGGCGGGCGAACTGTCGGCCGCGCCGGGCGCGGGCGGCGAGCCGATCCACGAGTGGCTGGAGCTGCGCCCGTTCCTCGCCGAGCCGCCGACCGTCACGGAGTGA
- a CDS encoding YoaK family protein — translation MSDATPQAGGHSEQQQSPPATGATEPGAAAGSDGAMGRRPVEQSGPAATGTDGAAGRGAATGPSPVARPAGGAAGPGAIGPGAAGEVLPTDRSVRLGILLALVGGGLDAYTFISRGGVFANAQTGNVVLMGVAAAQRHWWEALGHLPAVVAFLAGVLVAETLRRPRVAAFLRRPACVAMVLECVVLAVVGLIPASAPDALVTVLIAFMASVQMSTFRTLVDTVYNSTMTTGNLRSAMQNAYEAVVGRSADARRRARHFAAVVLAFLAGAFGGGWLTFQWGVHAVWAACVVLAAGLALFVHDERMARRLPEAGSPGG, via the coding sequence ATGTCGGACGCCACACCGCAGGCGGGAGGCCACTCCGAGCAGCAGCAGAGCCCGCCCGCCACCGGTGCCACGGAGCCGGGCGCCGCCGCGGGGTCCGACGGCGCCATGGGGCGACGCCCGGTCGAGCAGTCGGGTCCTGCCGCGACCGGGACCGATGGTGCCGCGGGGCGTGGCGCTGCAACCGGGCCGAGCCCGGTCGCCCGGCCGGCCGGTGGTGCCGCGGGCCCCGGTGCCATAGGGCCGGGTGCGGCCGGAGAGGTGCTGCCGACGGACCGGTCCGTACGGCTGGGCATCCTGCTGGCGCTGGTCGGCGGGGGACTGGACGCCTACACCTTCATCAGCCGTGGCGGGGTGTTCGCCAACGCGCAGACCGGCAACGTGGTCCTGATGGGCGTGGCGGCCGCGCAGCGGCACTGGTGGGAGGCGCTGGGCCACCTCCCGGCGGTCGTCGCCTTCCTCGCCGGTGTCCTGGTCGCCGAAACGCTGCGGCGGCCGAGGGTGGCGGCGTTCCTGCGCCGGCCGGCCTGCGTGGCGATGGTGCTGGAGTGCGTGGTGCTGGCGGTGGTCGGACTCATCCCCGCGAGCGCGCCGGACGCCCTGGTCACGGTCCTGATCGCGTTCATGGCGTCGGTCCAGATGTCCACCTTCCGCACCCTGGTCGACACGGTCTACAACAGCACGATGACGACCGGGAACCTCCGCTCGGCCATGCAGAACGCCTACGAAGCGGTGGTCGGCCGGAGCGCGGACGCCCGGCGCCGGGCACGCCACTTCGCGGCCGTCGTGCTGGCCTTCCTCGCGGGGGCGTTCGGCGGGGGCTGGCTGACGTTCCAATGGGGTGTGCACGCGGTGTGGGCGGCCTGCGTGGTGCTGGCGGCCGGCCTGGCCCTGTTCGTGCACGACGAACGCATGGCACGCAGACTCCCCGAGGCCGGCAGCCCGGGCGGCTGA